The genomic stretch agatatatatatttatatctatataaatatataatgatcattatcattttatatatatatatatagatatatttatatctatatattatataaattatagatataaataatttatatatataattatagatagatatatatataaattatttatatatataattatagatatatatatataaattatttatatatatatatatatataattataaatatatctcAGGGTACATGTGTGAGTTCAGATGAATATGCTTTTTATTATGTTTCTGCCTCAGCTCGTACTAAGACCCGGGGCGGTCTAAGACTCCCAAAGGGGAGATAAATGTTTGTGGGGGGCTGTCGGTAGCTCAGCTAGGTGAGTGAAACTCTTTTACTAATGATCAAAGCGTTCGTGTTTATTTGTGTCATCCTTTAACACGACAGAAGTTTCTCTCAGTGAGACAATaagatatattaataatattaaacatttgtgttcGTTGCTGTGCAAAGACAACTCGTCATTTATCCTTCAGTATGTAATACATCCTTCTGACCACTGGAggtctcacctctcctcctcacctcatctcatctcctcctctcctctcacctcatctcctcacctctcctctcacctcatctCACCTCATCTCACCTCATCTCCTCACCTCATCTcctcacctcatctcctcctctcctctcacctcatctcctcctctcctctcacctcatctcctcacctctcttctcACCTCATCTCACCtcatctcctcacctcctctcacctcatctcttcacctcatctcctcatctcctctcctctcacctcatctcctcacctctcttctcACCCTCATCTCACCtcatctcctcacctcctctcacctctcctcctcacctcatctcctcctctcctcacctcatctcctcacctctcttctcacctcatctcctcacctcctctcacctcatctcctcacctcatctcctcaccacctctcacctcctctcctctcacctcatctcctcatctcacctcctcaccacctctcacctcctctcctctcacctcatctcacctcctctcacctcatctcctcacctcctcaccacctctcacctcatctcacctcctcacctcatctcctctcctcaccaccctctcacctcctctcctcatctcctctcacctcctctcctcacctcctctcctcttacctcATCTACTCACcacctcacctcctctcctctcacctcctctcatctcacctcatctcctcatctcctcatcCTCACCTCATCTCCCTCACCATCctctcacctcatctcctctcctcacctcatctcctcacctcatctcctctcctcacctcctctcctcacctctcctcctctcctcacctcatctcctctcctcctcacctcctctcctcacctcatctcatcacctcctctctcctctcctctcctcatctcctcacctcctctcctcttacctcATCTACTCACCACCTcatctcacctcctctcctcatctcctctcacctcctctcctcatctcctctcacctcatctcctcacctcctctctcacctcatctcctcacctcctctcctcaccatctcctcacctcctctcctcacctcatctcctctcctcctctcctcaccctcatctcatcacctcctctcctcccctcctctcctcacctcctctcacctcatctcctctcctcctctcaccacctcctctcctcaacctcctctcacctcatctcctcctccctcctctcctcacctctcctcctcacctctcctcctctcctctcctcacctcctctcacctcatctcctcacctcctctcatctcctcacctcctctcctcacctctcctcacctctcctcctctcctcacacctcatctcctctcctcctctcctcacctcatcacctcctcctcctcacctcctctcctcacctctcctcacctccttcctcacctcctctcctcacctcctctcctcacctcatctcctcctctctcctctcctcctctcctcacctctcctcctcactcctcacctcctctacctctcctctcctcctctcacctcctctcctctcctctcacctctcctctcctcacctcatctcctcctctcctcacctcacctctcctcctcaccatcatctcctcctcacctcctctcctcacctcatctcctcctcacctcctctcctctcctcacctcatctcatcacctcctctcctcacctcctctcacctctcctcacctcctctcacctctcctctcctctcctcacctcctctcacctcatctcgtctccctcacctcctctcatctcctcacctcctcacctcctctcctcctctctcctctcctccttgcATCTGTTACAGCGTCCTCCCTctgaaccctaaccctttacACCAGGAAGTGTTAGTTTGTATTCATTAACCACAGACGGgttgttttttgtaattttttggtttcatttctttgttttttattgtctgTTAATTAAACACAAGGACATTTTCAGGCAGGAGAAATCAACCAATCACAAACAAGTATCATGTGACATCACACAGCAGGACCATCTGATTGGCTGGTCGCTCTTGAAAGGAAGATGATTGGTGGAGAGCAGTGGGCGGGGGGCGTTTCCACGTGGCACGTTAaaagtgattgacaggtgagGAGTGTCACATGGTCTGGTTGTCATGGTGACCGTTGTCATGCTCAGCCCCGTGATGACGATagtaaataaaacacttaacGACTTCCTAACTCGTAACCTAATCTCACAAACtcattattttacttattaaataattaactaaCGAGCCGTTCGGCTTCGGCAACAAAGattgaaataagaaaaagatatgacacaaacaccaacactgttgccatggttacTAGAGCTAGCATCTGATTGGCTGAAGACTTAGCTGCTTCCACACCAGCGAGGTTCAAAACCCCGAGAAGTCAGCCGGCCGCagttaaaagtgtgtgtgtgtgtgtgtgtgtgtgtgttttgacttcACTGTCGCTCcatttgtctgtgttgtctgttaACACGGCTGATAGGTTTTTAAAAATGGCGGTTGCCGGTGCTGTATAGGCTCACGTGTTCGACCAATCACAGAACAGGTCTGTCCTGGCAGAGCAGCgacttcagccatcaagctcctctccagtggaaccagcttccagtttgtgttcgggaggcagacacactctccacatttaagagcaggctaaagactttcctttttgataaagcttatagttagggctggctcaggtttgccctggatcagcccctagttatgctgctataggcttagactgccgggggacacctccctgctctcttccttctcttcctctctcctcccctccctctcttcttctccctctctatctgtatgcatttatgtaaatgtatgttactaactcatcatccggggcatcatccccagagtgtctgtctctcatgtggcaggttgccactgataaagtttacgtcaggatcatgaatcgtggctgcgcctgctgacctggtcctgctggacaccgggaagcctttttgacattttcctggattcatccaaactttctcttttttcaacacaacatcatttctgtcaaatgttgtatttgtactatgttgtttatcctgtacacacgacatctattgcacgtctgtccgtcctgggagagggatccctcctcagtctctccctgaggtttcttacatgtttcccctttaattatggggtttctttaggATGTTTTaggagggtctgaggacagagggtctaaggacagagggtgtaaggacagagggtctaaggacagagggtgtcgtatcctgtacagtctgtaaacactgagacaaatgtataatttgtgatattgggctctataaatacatttgatttgatttgactaatAGGAGCTAAACTGGTTTCTGTCGTGGTTGGTAATGTAgtcaacagccaatcagagcaaaTCCTGATTCACAAAACCAATCAGAAGGTAAACTGTTAACAATAAagttgtaaaaaacaaaacttgcaTAAACaacccaaataaataaataaacttttgaAACTCATTCACTGTGCGATCAATAATTTGGTGTTAATGCCGACGGGATGATCCTGAATCCGTGCTGATTGGTGGGTTTCACGTCAGTCCGTGCTGATTGGTCGGTGTGTGCGTTTGAGTTACATCTGTCGGATcaggaaatacaaaacaaaacgagCACTGGGACGAACAAGCTGTAACTAAAGGTCTAACTAATTCAAACAGTCAGTAAACGCATCATGAAGacagacggtgtgtgtgtgtgtgtgtaaccctaTTTGTCGTATATTCGTAGTTTGAAGGAAACCCGTCCGGCGAACTTGTCTCTCTCGCCGCCGTCGATGAGAGTGTTGGAGTTGATTTTACACTCAACGTTAATATCCGTGTTCAGAGAGGCGTTCAGGAACTTCACAGCCACCAGCGGCTGAGTGTAGTTCACCTGAGACATTGAACACATCGTGAGCGTCTCATGTTGGGGACATTGAACACAGAAAATAGTGaatattgttgtgtgtgtgtgtgtgtgtgttacctgagcTTTCTTGCCGTAGTACGGGTAGTACATGAGGTTGAAGGTCCCATTAGGAGGATAATATGCCAGAGGTCCAATCTTATCACTGTCctccctctgcacacacacacacacacacacacacacacacacacacacacacacacacacacacacacacacacacacacacacacacacacacacagacacacacagatcagtaAAGCCGAGCTACTACGTTGAATCTACTTCAGGGAGTTCTTGTCCCGTTTCTAAAACTAAAAACGTGACGATGTTCTGATCTTACCCACTCTGAGGGGGAGACAGCACGAGATGGAGACAGGCgggcagtgagacagacagacaggttcaGACAgtgagaaggacagagacaggcagtgagacaggtgcagacagacagttcAGACCTTGGCTCCACAGGTGACATAAGGAGACTGACCGTCCTTCCCCGGCAACATACCGATCacctggagacagacagacaggtcgtCAGAGACAGACTGTGTTCGGGGTCAGAGGTCGTCAGAGGAGGTCAGAGCTGAACGTACCCGGTTGAGCTTGATGAGGACGCAGGGCTGACCGCTGCTGTAACCATAGAAACGATCAGACACACCAGAACATTCCTCTAACATCGTTCTGTTGAACTGACACGAGCGCTTAGGGTTGTTCCggacctgcagacagacaggcagggggTGAGACAGGTCCAACACATTCAGTGCGTTCTAAATGAGCGGGAGAGGAAGTTATGACCCTAACAGCGAGGAGACGGGCGCTGAAGCTAGCGTGTTGTCTGTGGCGCCATGCGGCCCAAAGACGCGTCTGGGAACGGCAcgaacattaaatattaaatgttattaaatattcttCAAAAGGAGCTCGAAGTTGTGAAGCAGCTGAATCGAGCTTAATCCTGCGTTCATGTGACTGAGGCTGGGGGGGGCTTCATGCTCCACTGAGTCCCCCCAACACTGTCCAGGTCTCTTGATACAGCCACACGCTGAGCACCTGCAGCGCTGTTTGTGTCCCTCAGGACTGCGTACACATAGGggccagagagggagacagacaggtggagagacagacaggtttacCTCTCCACTGTCCTCTTGAATGAAGTATTGATCTGGAGAACAGTTATCGTTCGTCTGAACCTGATAACTGTCGTTGTACGCTGCAGACAGACGGGTAGAGTGtgagacaggtagacagacaggtaatcATCCCGATAATTAATTAACGAGCGTCTTACGTGACAGGAAGGCGTTGAGGTTGGTGATGAAACCATCCCAGCTCTCCGTTTCTGAGACGGAGAAACTAATCTCCAGCTGATCGCCCTTTGGACGAATCATCATCCctgaaacaagaaaacaaatcctCGTTAACCAATCACAGGTAAAGGAGACGGACTCCGGTTGCCGTTAGATAAAGTGAGCCTTCCCCCCGCTCCGTGGGGAAGTTTAAATAATCTTCGGTTCATTATGAAACGTTATGTGAATGTAAAGGTGGGACTGAAAGTTTTATTGGGGTTCTTCTATTTATTTAGTACTTTCAGTTTGGCAGCCTGCTGCGAGCCGTGGCCTTTGGAAAGAATTtgaaatgttcttattttatattgacCACTGTTACCCTCCCAGCGGCAGGACTGTTAtcaataaatgaacatttaggTGGGGGGTTAGGGGGTGTTCAGGTTCAGGTGCATTTGTTTTGGTTACCTGGAGTGGTGAGGCGGTCCTGCCAGGTGGGTTTGTAGTCGTCGAGCGTCAGCAGCATGATGTACATGGTGAGAACAAACATCCCCCCCAGGAACAGGTAGAAGACCAGGTAGAAGAGCAGGATCATACCTGAGGGGGGAGATAATATTATacatcctctcctccccctcctctcgaGAGTCATCTTTATAATCCTCTTGAGTTTAGCCCCGCCCCCTACGAATGACCTACATTCACTgtggggggagagggggaggatataatctctctctgtgtgccatCTTCTTATTGCTTATTTTTTTATCTACATTAACAgcagtttgtttaaatatttttacaaatgatGAACCGACAACAGAGAACCTTGCACTGATAGTTAAACCTCGAAGAGTTAAGCAGTAGCTAACCACAGCAACATCACTGAGGCTTCATGCTGCATCAACTGCACCAGGACGCATCTTTTAGGGACAGACAATGTCTTAAACCAGGAGACGGTTGTTAAAGACTTCCCTCCTGCACAGTTAATGTCATCAAACGTGTAATCAGATTAAAGCGTTAAATCGGCAGCAGGATCCTACTGATCATCTGAACATCGAGCGgcatatactaatatatatatatataaacatacatacatacacacacacgtcttctaCTGCAGAGTCACTGCGCGTCTTCTACtagagtcactgcacgtcttcttctactgcagtcactgcacgtcttctactactgcaatccaCTGCAcatcttctactactgcaatcactgcacgtcttcttctactgcagtcactgcacgtcttctactactgcagtcactgcacgtcttctactactgcagtcactgcacgtcttctactagagtcactgcacgtcttcttctactgcaatcactgcacgtcttctactactgcaatcactgcacgtcttcttctactgcagtcactgcacgtcttcttctactgcaatcactgcacgtcttctactactgcaatcactgcacgtcttcttctactgcaatcactgcacgtcttcttctactgcagtcactgcacgtcttctactagagTCACTGCGCGTCTTCTACtagagtcactgcacgtcttctactactgcaatcactgcacgtcttcttttactgcaatcactgcacgtcttcttttactgcaatcactgcacgtcttctactactgcagtcactgcacgtcttctactgctgcaatcactgcacgtcttctactactgcaatcactgcacgtcttcttttactgcaatcactgcacgtcttctactactgcaatcactgcacgtcttctactactgcaatcactgaacgtcttctactactgcaatcactgcacgtcttcttttactgcaatcactgcacgtcttctactactgcagtcactgcacgtcttctactactgcagtcactgcacgtcttctactagagtcactgcacgtcttctactactgcaatcactgcacgtcttctactactgcaatcactgcacgtcttcttctactgcagtcactgcacgtcttctactagagtcactgcacgtcttctactactgcaatcactgcacgtcttctactactgcaatcactgcacgtcttcttctactgcagtcactgcacgtcttctactagagtcactgcacgtcttctactactgcagtcactgcacgtcttctactagagtcactgcacgtcttctactactgcagtcactgcacgtcttctactgcaatcactgcacgtcttctactactgcagtcactgcaagtcttcttctactgcagtcactgcacgtcttcttctactgcagtcactgcacgtcttctactagagTCACTGCGCGTCTTCTACtagagtcactgcacgtcttctactactgcaatcactgcacgtcttctactactgcaatcactgcacgtcttcttttactgcaatcactgcacgtcttctactactgcagtcactgcacgtcttccactactgcaatcactgcacgtcttctactactgcagtcactgcacgtcttcttctactgcaatcactgcacgtcttcttttactgcaatcactgcatgtcttctactactgcaatcactgcacgtcttctactgcagtcactgcacgtcttcttctactgcagtcactgcacgtcttcttctactgcagtcactgcacgtcttctactagagtcactgcacgtcttctactactgcaatcactgcacgtcttctactgcagtcactgcacgtcttctactactgcaatcactgcacgtcttctactactgcaatcactgcacgtcttctactactgcaatcactgcacgtcttctactgcagtcactgcaagCGTTCTTCTACTTACTGCAGTcttcactgcacgtcttctactgcaatcactgcacgtcttctactactgcaatcactgcacgtcttcttctactgcaagtcactgcacgtcttctactacttgcagtcactgcacgtcttctactagagtcactgcacgtcttctactactgcagtcactgcacgtcttctactactgcaatcactgcacgtcttctactgcaatcactgcacgtcttctactactgcagtcactgcaagTCTTCtaactgcagtcactgcacgtcttctactatgcagtcactgcacgtcttctttactgagtcactgcacgtcttctactactgcaatcactgcacgtcttcttctactgcaatcactgcacgtcttctactactgcaatcactgcacgtcttctactactgcagtcactgcacgtcttctactactgcagtcactgcacgtcttctactactgcaatcactgcacgtcttctactagagtcactgcacgtcttctactacgcAATCACTGCACATCTTCTACTTACTGCAATCCACTGGCCaggtcttctactactgcaattcACTGCACGTctttctactactgcaatcactgcacgtctttcTACTAgcgtcactgcacgtcttcgtTACCTACTGcaagtcactgcacgtcttctactactgaaGTCACTGCACGTCgtctactactgcagtcactgcacgtcctTCTACtagcagtcactgcacgtcttctactactgccaatcactgcacgtccttctactactgcaatcactgcacgtcttctactgtccggcagtcactgcacgtctttaTACcatgcagtcactgcacgtcttcttactactgcaatcactgcacgtcttctactactgcaatcactggcACGTCTTCtttacaggggggggggggtgcagtcACTGCCACgttcttctactactgcagtcactgcacgtcttctactatgcagtcactgcacgtcttctactactgcagtcactgcacgtcttctactactgcagtcactgcacgtcctTCTTTACATGCAATCACCTGCACGcttctactgcaatcactgcacgtcttctactactgcagtcactgcaagtcttcttctactgcagtcactgcacgtcttcttctactgcagtcactgcacgtcttctactagagTCACTGCGCGTCTTCTACTAGAGtccactgcacgtcttctactactgcaatcactgcacgtcttctactactgcaatcactgcacgtcttcttttactgcaatcactgcagtcttctactactgcagtcactgcacgtcttccactactgcaatcactgcacgtcttctactactgcagtcacttgcacgtcttcttctactgcaatcactgcacgtcttcttttactgcaatcactgcatgtcttctactactgcaatcactgcacgtcttctactgcagtcactgcacgtcttcttctactgcagtcactgcacgtcttcttctactgcagtcactgcacgtcttctactagagtcactgcacgtcttctactactgcaatcactgcacgtcttctactactgcaatcactgcacgtctctactactgcagtcactgcacgtcttctactactgcaatcactgcacgtcttacTACTGCAGtccactgcacgtcttctactatgcagtcactgcacgtctctactactgcagtcactgcacgtcttctttactgcaatcactgcacgtcttctactactgcagtcactgcacgtcttctactactgcaatcactgcacgtcttctactactgcagtcactgcacgtcttctactagagtcactgcacgtcttctactactgcaatcactgcacgtcttctactactgcaatcactgcacgtcttcttctactgcaatcactgcacgtcttctactactgcaagtcactgcacgtcttctactactgcaatcactgcacgtcttctactactgcagtcactgcacgtcttctactactgcagtcactgcacgtcttctactactgcagtcactgcacgtcttctactagagtcactgcacgtcttctactactgcaatcactgcacgtcttcttactactgcaatcactgcacgtcttctactactgcaagtcactgcacgtcttcttctactgcaatcactgcacgtcttctactactgcagtcactgcaagtcttcttctactgcagtcactgcacgtcttcttctactgcagtcactgcacgtcttctactagagTCACTGCGCGTCTTCTACtagagtcactgcacgtcttctactactgcaatcactgcacgtcttctactactgcaatcactgcacgtcttctttactgcaatcactgcacgtcttctactactgcagtcactgcacgtcttctactactgcaatcactgcacgtcttctactactgcagtcactgcacgtcttcttctactgcaatcactgcacgtcttcttctactgcaatcactgcatgtcttctactactgcaatcactgcacgtcttctactgcagtcactgcacgtcttcttctactgcagtcactgcacgtcttcttctactgcagtcactgcacgtctctCTACtagagtcactgcacgtcttctactactgcaatcactgcacgtcttctactactgcaatcactgcacgtcttctactactgcagtcactgcacgtcttctactactgcaatcactgcacgtcttctactactgcaatcactgcacgtcttcttactgcaatcactgcacgtcttctactactgcagtcactgcacgtcttcttctactgcagtcactgcacgtcttcttctactgcaatcactgcacgtcttctactactgcaatcactgcacgtcttctctactgcagtcactgcacgtcttctactactgcagtcactgcacgtcttctactactgcagtcactgcacgtcttctactatgcaagtcactgcacgtcttctactactgcaatcactgcacgtctttatactgcagtcactgcacgtcttctactactgcaatcactgcacgtcttctactactgcagtcactgcacgtcttcttttactgcaatcactgcacgtcttctactactgcagtcactgcacgtcttcttctactgcaatcactgcacgtcttctactgcagtcactgcagtcttcttctactgcagtcactgcacgtcttctactactgcaatcactgcacgtcttctactgcaatcactgcaatcactgcacgtcttctactactgcagtcactgcacgtcttctactactgcagtcactgcacgtcttctactactgcagtcactgcacgtcttctactacgagtcactgcacgtcttctacgttactgcaatcactgcacatCTTCTACTACtggcaatcactgcacgtctcttctactgcaatcactgcacgtcttctactactgcaatcactgcacgtcttcttactagagtcactgcacgtcttctactactgcaatcactgcacgtcttcttactactgcagtcactgcacgtcttctactactgcagtcactgcatgTCTTCTTCTACtagagtcactgcacgtcttctctactgcaatcactgcacgtcttctttactgcaatcactgcacgtcttctactactgcagtcactgcacgtcttcttctactgcaatcactgcacgtcttctaatactgcaatcactgcacgtcttctactagagtcactgcacgtcttctactactgcaatcactgcacgtcttctactactgcagtcactgcacgtcttctactactgcagtcactgcacgtcttctactagagtcactgcacgtcttctactactgcaatcactgcacgtcttcttttactgcaatcac from Cottoperca gobio unplaced genomic scaffold, fCotGob3.1 fCotGob3_286arrow_ctg1, whole genome shotgun sequence encodes the following:
- the atp1b2a gene encoding sodium/potassium-transporting ATPase subunit beta-2a; the encoded protein is MSGTKEEDRKGSSEWREFFWNPRTHEFMGRTASSWGMILLFYLVFYLFLGGMFVLTMYIMLLTLDDYKPTWQDRLTTPGMMIRPKGDQLEISFSVSETESWDGFITNLNAFLSPYNDSYQVQTNDNCSPDQYFIQEDSGEVRNNPKRSCQFNRTMLEECSGVSDRFYGYSSGQPCVLIKLNRVIGMLPGKDGQSPYVTCGAKREDSDKIGPLAYYPPNGTFNLMYYPYYGKKAQVNYTQPLVAVKFLNASLNTDINVECKINSNTLIDGGERDKFAGRVSFKLRIYDK